In one window of Corallococcus macrosporus DNA:
- a CDS encoding sensor histidine kinase yields the protein MNAQLLQAAQLAWSPHLRVTRAEGDCAQVLRRDAKALVGMPLHTALGVPQERARELDARAREDRRAVEFVTISAGGPTGNPPASHLRLVLGMDGEEAAAGVLDLGTVLEGAPPVQISKLSSSLSHEIRNPLSSVKMAVQTLARNTGLSDRDKRRLTIANREIRTMERMLWLLSEYGRESAANLDAHALRSVVQEATAMVAPELAERRIEVDVKEEADLPRVRVDPNRLRPVLAQVLLNVAMGLPEEGRVQVTLRQPDPGHVSLILDDPAAALPPEERGSLFDPFGSRLARGAGLSLAALRRVMTGVGGDVAAQGSAEPGMVFTLTFAA from the coding sequence ATGAACGCCCAACTCCTGCAAGCCGCGCAGCTCGCCTGGTCCCCCCACCTCCGGGTGACACGTGCCGAGGGGGATTGCGCCCAGGTGCTGCGCCGCGACGCCAAGGCGCTCGTGGGCATGCCCCTGCACACCGCGCTCGGGGTTCCACAGGAGCGCGCCCGCGAGCTGGATGCGCGAGCGCGCGAGGATCGCCGCGCGGTGGAGTTCGTCACCATCTCCGCGGGCGGCCCCACCGGCAACCCGCCCGCGTCCCACCTGCGGCTCGTGCTGGGCATGGATGGCGAGGAGGCCGCGGCGGGCGTGCTCGACCTGGGCACCGTGCTGGAGGGCGCGCCGCCGGTGCAGATCTCCAAGCTGTCGTCGTCGCTCAGCCATGAGATCCGCAACCCGCTCTCCTCCGTGAAGATGGCGGTGCAGACGCTGGCCCGGAACACCGGCCTGTCGGACCGGGACAAGCGGCGGCTCACCATCGCCAACCGGGAGATCCGCACCATGGAGCGCATGCTCTGGCTGCTCTCCGAATACGGCCGGGAGAGCGCCGCGAACCTGGACGCCCACGCGCTGCGCTCGGTCGTCCAGGAGGCGACCGCCATGGTGGCCCCGGAACTGGCCGAGCGCCGCATCGAGGTGGACGTGAAGGAAGAGGCGGACCTGCCCCGCGTGAGGGTGGATCCCAACCGGTTGAGGCCCGTGCTCGCTCAAGTCCTGCTCAATGTCGCCATGGGCCTGCCCGAAGAGGGCCGCGTCCAGGTGACGCTGCGCCAGCCCGACCCGGGCCACGTCAGCCTCATCCTGGATGATCCGGCGGCGGCCCTGCCCCCGGAGGAGCGGGGCTCGCTGTTCGACCCCTTCGGCTCGCGGCTGGCGCGGGGCGCGGGGCTGTCCCTGGCCGCCCTGCGGCGGGTGATGACGGGTGTGGGGGGCGACGTGGCGGCCCAGGGGAGTGCGGAGCCAGGGATGGTGTTCACGCTGACGTTCGCCGCCTGA